The Cytophagia bacterium CHB2 genome includes the window GGCCTGACGGCAAAACAATTTTTGGAATCATCATCGGCCTCAGCGGCATTGCCGTGCTGGTCGGTCCGGAACGCCTGATGGGCAGCGGCGCGGTTGATCCGCTGGGCATGATCGTGTTGCTCCTCGCCTCGTTCTCATGGGCCGCCGGTTCCTTGTATTCGACTCATACTCGCATCAACGCTTCTCCCCTGCTCGCGACCGGCATGCAAATGCTTTGCGGCGGCGCTTCCTTGCTGCTGGTGGGCCTGCTTTCGGGCGAATGGCAAAAAGTACATTTCGAGCAAATCTCATTGCAATCATTTCTCGCTCTGGCTTATTTGATCGTCTTCGGTTCACTCATTGGATTTACGGCTTATATTTGGCTGCTGCGCATGACCACGCCTTCGCGCGCTTCGACGTATGCGTTTGTCAATCCGGTGGTCGCTGTTTTGCTCGGTTGGGCGATTGGCGGCGAGGCGCTGACGCCCCGCGCCATTTTTGCAACCTTGCTCATCGTGACGGCGGTGATTGCAATTATTTTGAGCCGGCCTCAACCGAAAATCTCACAAGCAGAACCTCCCGCGCAATTGCCGGAGAATGCCGAAGCGCGGGTATGCGTGGAAACGCGATGAGGCACGGAATTGCTAGTACATTGTCACCCTAGAAAATATATCCACACCTGATGTCATTCTGAAAGAATCCTGTGAAGGACCCGGCATTATGTCTGCAATTCCACAAGTTCCTTTTTGGATGACATGTCAGGATGGATAAATTTCTTAGGGTGACGTTCATTGGGTTTTAATGCTTCAATCAACCGGAGAAGAACGCAATGCCCCATCCCTCCCCAAGGCTCGAAACCAAAATCATTCATGCCGGTGAGCCGGATCCTCGCATTGCCGGCGCGGTGAGCATGCCGATTTTTCAAACCGCGATGTTCGAATACGACGGCGAAGACGCCGGTTA containing:
- a CDS encoding multidrug transporter gives rise to the protein PDGKTIFGIIIGLSGIAVLVGPERLMGSGAVDPLGMIVLLLASFSWAAGSLYSTHTRINASPLLATGMQMLCGGASLLLVGLLSGEWQKVHFEQISLQSFLALAYLIVFGSLIGFTAYIWLLRMTTPSRASTYAFVNPVVAVLLGWAIGGEALTPRAIFATLLIVTAVIAIILSRPQPKISQAEPPAQLPENAEARVCVETR